A window from Lactiplantibacillus pentosus encodes these proteins:
- a CDS encoding PTS sugar transporter subunit IIA — MFGFKKKSKSVKLNAIASGQLISITAVADDVFAQKMMGDGFAVEPNDGEITAPTAGKIESVADTKHAIMMTTTDGLEIMLHLGLDTVELKGAPFETHVKVGDTVALGDPLVTMDLEAIQAADKKTTVMTVVTNMDDVEKMDVIPNQMVTKNDAVATVTLQSK; from the coding sequence GTGTTTGGATTTAAAAAGAAGAGTAAATCTGTAAAATTGAACGCAATTGCCAGCGGACAGCTTATTTCAATCACGGCAGTAGCAGATGACGTTTTTGCCCAGAAGATGATGGGGGATGGCTTTGCAGTTGAACCGAACGATGGTGAGATCACTGCACCAACAGCAGGAAAGATTGAATCCGTTGCAGATACGAAGCACGCTATCATGATGACGACAACGGATGGCTTAGAGATTATGCTCCATCTAGGCTTAGATACTGTTGAACTAAAGGGCGCTCCTTTTGAGACACATGTCAAGGTGGGAGATACTGTCGCATTAGGAGATCCGCTAGTTACGATGGATTTAGAAGCTATTCAAGCAGCTGACAAGAAGACTACCGTGATGACAGTTGTGACGAATATGGATGATGTTGAAAAAATGGATGTCATTCCGAATCAAATGGTCACAAAGAACGATGCTGTTGCGACAGTGACGTTGCAGTCTAAATAG
- a CDS encoding MurR/RpiR family transcriptional regulator, producing MTSVVYMIHNKLTNFSKAEQKVGRYILDHTNEVIQMSTAELATAAGVSTATVARFGQVIMPDGGYPALKLRLSAEGNVDQTLYDEINPQDSLEAIKSKLSMRMAHTVEETSRVLSDKALRAANQLIAEKSSIYLYGLGASDVVATDFEQKYIRVGKAVIHSQDTHLLAVGMTTQAAQSVLFLVSNSGEKSESIQLAKLAKAVKVPVIALTRNATSTLGSLADVVLINDDSEENQTARAAATTSVVAQLYVVDLLYYTFIANDYDQHIKQLVSSRSAINKHFN from the coding sequence ATGACGAGCGTTGTATATATGATTCACAATAAATTGACTAATTTTTCTAAGGCGGAACAGAAGGTTGGTCGCTATATCCTAGATCATACGAATGAAGTGATACAAATGAGTACCGCTGAACTGGCTACTGCTGCAGGTGTTAGTACGGCCACAGTTGCTCGTTTTGGACAGGTGATCATGCCTGACGGTGGCTATCCAGCGTTAAAATTACGTTTATCGGCGGAAGGTAATGTTGACCAAACGCTATATGACGAAATCAATCCTCAGGATAGCTTAGAGGCCATAAAGTCAAAATTATCAATGAGAATGGCACACACCGTGGAGGAAACCAGCCGTGTGTTAAGTGACAAAGCGCTACGTGCAGCAAATCAATTGATTGCTGAAAAGAGTAGCATCTATCTGTATGGCCTGGGGGCTTCGGATGTTGTTGCAACTGACTTTGAACAAAAATATATTCGAGTTGGTAAAGCAGTTATTCATTCTCAAGACACGCACTTACTAGCAGTTGGGATGACCACGCAGGCAGCTCAATCAGTACTGTTTCTCGTTTCAAACTCTGGTGAGAAATCTGAAAGTATCCAACTTGCTAAATTAGCCAAAGCAGTCAAAGTTCCAGTAATTGCGCTCACTCGGAATGCAACTAGTACGCTAGGGAGCCTAGCAGATGTGGTGTTGATCAATGACGACAGTGAAGAGAATCAAACTGCGCGGGCTGCTGCGACGACTTCGGTAGTTGCTCAGTTATATGTCGTAGATTTGTTATATTATACCTTCATTGCTAATGATTATGACCAACATATCAAACAACTCGTTTCATCTCGGAGTGCAATTAATAAACATTTTAATTAG
- a CDS encoding PTS transporter subunit EIIC: protein MAEDKYTRIANGIYANVGGPQNIAKLIHCMTRVRMTIRDDSLVDMDGLKAIDGVMGVVQEDTLQVIVGPGTVDKVADIMVKQVGVGLGEPFPDPSTFVDDTTDTKSEHQRDKEMVEAKAKEVHAAQKAKIKQTPVRKVLSAISSIFIPLIPVFVGAGLISGIASILSNMMLAGDISKSWTDFITVLKVINSGLFSYLVIYVGINSATVFGATAGLGGVIGAVTLLTGVTPQAPIHNIFNGQALSAGQGGIIGVIFAVWVLSIVEKWLHRVVPDSIDIIITPTIALLVIGVFTIFLVMPIAGVISNSLVGAIQWILNVGGAVSGFVLGLFFLPMVMFGLHQILTPIHIEMINKLGMTPLLPILAMAGAGQVGAALALWIRCRNNKQLSNMIKGALPVGILGVGEPLIYGVTLPLGRPFITACIGGGIGGAVIGGLGNIGATAIGPSGVALIPLIANGHWLGYVIGLLAAYAGGFVATYFFGIPSSAKIAKDKEGHVIEA from the coding sequence ATGGCTGAAGACAAGTACACACGAATAGCTAATGGTATTTATGCGAATGTAGGTGGACCACAAAATATTGCGAAGCTGATTCATTGCATGACAAGGGTTCGGATGACGATCCGGGATGACTCATTAGTAGATATGGATGGATTAAAAGCTATCGATGGTGTCATGGGGGTTGTTCAAGAAGACACGCTTCAGGTGATTGTGGGTCCAGGAACAGTTGATAAAGTCGCTGACATCATGGTCAAACAAGTTGGTGTTGGACTTGGTGAACCATTTCCAGATCCAAGTACTTTTGTAGATGATACGACTGACACTAAGTCGGAACATCAACGAGATAAGGAAATGGTTGAAGCCAAGGCCAAGGAAGTTCATGCAGCACAAAAGGCCAAGATTAAACAGACACCGGTTCGAAAAGTATTAAGTGCTATTTCTAGTATTTTTATTCCTTTGATTCCAGTATTCGTCGGTGCCGGGTTAATTTCTGGGATTGCTTCGATTTTGTCCAACATGATGTTAGCGGGAGATATTAGTAAGAGTTGGACGGATTTCATTACCGTGCTAAAAGTTATCAATAGTGGTCTGTTCTCATATCTGGTGATTTATGTTGGTATCAATAGTGCGACTGTTTTTGGTGCCACAGCCGGATTAGGTGGTGTGATTGGTGCGGTTACACTGTTGACGGGGGTTACTCCGCAAGCGCCAATCCACAATATCTTTAATGGACAAGCACTATCAGCTGGTCAAGGTGGTATTATTGGGGTCATTTTTGCCGTTTGGGTCTTATCAATTGTTGAAAAATGGTTGCACAGAGTTGTTCCAGATTCAATTGACATTATTATTACGCCGACGATTGCGTTACTAGTTATTGGCGTCTTTACGATCTTCTTGGTTATGCCGATTGCGGGAGTTATCTCTAATAGTTTGGTCGGTGCTATTCAATGGATCTTGAACGTCGGTGGGGCAGTCTCTGGCTTTGTTCTAGGGCTATTCTTCCTACCGATGGTTATGTTTGGGTTACATCAAATTTTGACGCCGATTCATATTGAAATGATTAATAAACTTGGTATGACGCCATTATTGCCTATTTTAGCTATGGCTGGTGCGGGACAAGTTGGTGCTGCCCTTGCCCTTTGGATTCGTTGCCGGAACAATAAACAACTATCGAACATGATTAAAGGGGCATTACCAGTTGGAATTTTAGGTGTTGGCGAACCCTTAATTTATGGGGTCACGTTGCCATTAGGTCGTCCATTTATTACTGCATGTATCGGTGGTGGTATTGGTGGTGCTGTTATTGGTGGCTTAGGCAATATTGGTGCCACAGCAATCGGTCCCTCTGGTGTCGCCTTAATTCCATTGATTGCCAATGGTCATTGGTTAGGCTACGTCATTGGTTTGTTGGCTGCTTACGCAGGTGGATTTGTTGCAACGTACTTCTTTGGCATTCCAAGTAGTGCTAAAATTGCAAAGGATAAGGAAGGCCATGTGATTGAAGCATAG